In a single window of the Mesorhizobium shangrilense genome:
- a CDS encoding sensor histidine kinase encodes MFLGWVVLLCLMSLVPEASAADPRTRSILVLEQSDVRGPFYAAIFNGLRSKVNDPASAPVTLYAENLDLSRFGGEDYEQSLQRHLVTKYRDKPIGAVVAVGAAALEYALRWRSDLWPDVPVVFAFVDEATIAGLSLPHNVTGRMTRLRLRDMVEAGRAVVPSLRHVALLGDHLEDQPVFRHFADEIPAIEEELDVMDLTGMPMPEQRRRVSALSSDTAILYTAGYSDGAGTYFPPTDALALIAEAANRPIVAPLESYIGRGAVGGYVAFPALIGTEAAELALEILDGRDVASIPIAVGDSMKPVFDWRQLKRWGVDERRLPAGSEIRNRVLPIWRQYPQEVASIALVLLLQSGLIAALLYEHKQRRKAEVEARARLSELAHVNRQATASELSASIAHELNQPLGAVLANAETAELLLGSPQPDVEEIKEILGDVRRNTQRASDVISRLRRLLKKAQVEPHDVDVNQVVDEVFKFVSAQASASDVDLTQRLEPRPLGIRGDTIQLQQVVLNLVINGIEAIGDARGGSRRMVVGSTARLSDALVEIAVSDSGPGIAADKLGNVFDPFYTTKTHGMGMGLSIARTIIEAHGGSIHAENQCGGGSIFRVRLPLTQSPAEEVQ; translated from the coding sequence ATGTTCCTCGGCTGGGTCGTCCTCCTTTGCCTGATGTCCTTGGTCCCGGAGGCGTCGGCGGCTGATCCACGGACGAGATCGATCCTGGTTCTCGAGCAGTCGGATGTGAGGGGCCCCTTCTATGCCGCGATCTTCAACGGCTTGCGCTCGAAGGTGAACGATCCCGCCTCTGCGCCGGTCACACTCTATGCCGAGAACCTGGACCTCAGCCGTTTCGGCGGAGAGGATTACGAGCAAAGCCTGCAGCGGCACCTCGTCACAAAGTATCGCGACAAGCCGATCGGGGCCGTGGTCGCCGTCGGGGCTGCCGCACTCGAGTACGCCCTGCGCTGGCGTTCGGATCTGTGGCCGGACGTTCCGGTGGTGTTTGCGTTCGTCGATGAAGCGACGATCGCCGGCCTGTCGCTTCCTCACAACGTCACGGGCAGGATGACGAGATTGCGGCTGCGCGACATGGTGGAGGCCGGGCGCGCTGTCGTGCCTTCCCTCAGGCATGTCGCGCTCCTCGGCGACCACCTTGAGGATCAGCCCGTCTTTAGGCACTTCGCAGACGAGATTCCGGCGATCGAAGAGGAACTGGACGTCATGGATCTCACCGGCATGCCGATGCCGGAGCAGCGGCGGCGCGTCAGCGCACTATCGAGCGACACCGCCATCCTCTACACAGCGGGCTATTCCGACGGGGCCGGAACGTATTTTCCACCCACCGATGCGCTCGCCCTGATCGCCGAGGCGGCCAACAGACCGATCGTGGCGCCCCTCGAAAGCTACATTGGTCGCGGGGCGGTCGGGGGCTATGTCGCGTTTCCAGCGCTCATTGGAACGGAAGCCGCGGAACTCGCACTTGAGATTCTCGACGGCAGGGATGTCGCCAGCATCCCCATCGCCGTAGGGGATTCTATGAAGCCGGTCTTCGATTGGCGTCAGCTCAAGCGATGGGGCGTGGACGAGCGCCGCCTTCCCGCGGGCAGCGAGATCCGCAACCGCGTCCTGCCCATCTGGCGGCAATATCCCCAGGAGGTGGCCAGCATCGCGCTGGTTCTGCTCTTGCAGAGCGGCCTCATCGCGGCCTTGCTCTATGAGCACAAGCAGCGGCGAAAGGCAGAGGTCGAAGCGCGCGCGAGATTGAGCGAACTGGCGCATGTGAACCGACAGGCCACGGCCAGCGAGCTTTCCGCATCCATTGCGCACGAGCTCAACCAGCCGCTCGGCGCGGTGCTCGCCAATGCCGAAACCGCCGAACTGCTGCTAGGCTCCCCGCAGCCGGACGTCGAAGAGATCAAGGAAATCCTGGGCGACGTCAGGCGCAACACCCAGCGGGCGAGCGACGTCATTTCCAGGCTGCGCCGCCTGCTGAAGAAGGCACAGGTCGAGCCGCACGATGTCGACGTGAATCAGGTGGTCGATGAGGTCTTCAAGTTCGTCTCCGCTCAAGCGTCGGCGAGCGATGTCGATCTCACCCAGCGTCTAGAACCGCGACCTCTCGGCATCCGGGGGGACACGATCCAGTTGCAGCAGGTGGTTCTGAACCTCGTCATCAACGGCATCGAAGCGATCGGCGATGCCCGGGGAGGGTCGCGGCGGATGGTCGTCGGCAGCACAGCCCGGCTCAGCGATGCCTTGGTCGAGATTGCCGTCTCGGACTCCGGTCCCGGCATAGCCGCCGACAAGCTGGGCAATGTCTTCGATCCGTTCTACACCACCAAGACCCATGGGATGGGGATGGGACTGTCGATAGCCCGCACCATCATCGAGGCGCATGGCGGCTCCATCCACGCCGAAAACCAGTGCGGCGGAGGCAGCATCTTCCGGGTCCGACTGCCGCTGACTCAGTCGCCGGCCGAGGAAGTTCAATGA
- a CDS encoding response regulator transcription factor encodes MSYTIHIVDDDEAFRTAIGRLLRAHGYNTAEYQSADSFLEQARHGMEAGCIVLDVRLPGLSGPDLQTRLSAAGDPFPIVFLTGHGDVPTTVRAIKAGAEDVLTKPVPGPVLLDSIARAFRRYDSEQTQREWLKSARSLLDTLTVREREVFEHVVRGRLNKQTAQSLGITERTIKAHRQRIFDKLGARSVADLVSMAERLGLLVDAPPAGAASVAGDAWPAGKPPLPAVDRG; translated from the coding sequence ATGAGCTACACGATCCACATTGTCGACGATGACGAAGCGTTTCGTACTGCCATCGGCCGTCTGCTGCGGGCGCACGGCTACAATACCGCCGAGTATCAGTCTGCAGACAGTTTCCTTGAGCAGGCTCGCCACGGCATGGAAGCGGGCTGCATCGTACTGGACGTCCGACTGCCGGGGCTGAGCGGACCCGACCTGCAAACCCGTCTGAGTGCGGCAGGCGACCCCTTTCCGATCGTCTTCCTGACCGGACACGGCGACGTTCCCACCACGGTCCGCGCAATCAAGGCCGGCGCCGAGGATGTCCTGACAAAACCTGTTCCCGGGCCCGTCCTGCTCGACAGCATCGCCCGCGCCTTTCGAAGATACGATTCGGAACAGACCCAGCGGGAATGGCTCAAGAGCGCGCGGTCCCTGCTCGACACCCTTACCGTGCGCGAGCGGGAGGTGTTCGAGCATGTCGTTCGAGGCAGATTGAACAAGCAGACCGCGCAATCGCTTGGCATCACTGAGCGGACGATCAAGGCGCACCGCCAGCGCATCTTCGACAAACTCGGCGCCAGGTCGGTCGCCGATCTCGTCTCGATGGCGGAGCGTCTCGGCCTGCTGGTCGATGCTCCTCCGGCTGGCGCAGCCTCAGTTGCCGGCGACGCATGGCCAGCCGGCAAGCCGCCGCTCCCAGCCGTCGACCGGGGCTAA
- a CDS encoding response regulator transcription factor, with the protein MLTGKLVHVVDDDSGFLKALERLLKAHGLQVRTFASAEKFESEADPSEAACLIVDIQLGGMTGIDLLRRLSDAGIQVPVVLVTANDSETMRRPLPPQAAARISRSRSRRKH; encoded by the coding sequence ATGCTGACTGGCAAGCTCGTACATGTGGTCGACGACGACAGCGGCTTCCTGAAGGCGCTCGAGCGGCTGCTCAAGGCGCATGGGCTGCAGGTCAGAACCTTTGCCTCCGCCGAAAAATTCGAGTCGGAGGCAGATCCCTCCGAGGCGGCGTGCCTCATCGTGGACATCCAGCTGGGCGGCATGACGGGGATCGACCTGCTGCGCCGGCTGTCCGACGCCGGCATACAGGTTCCGGTCGTCCTGGTGACGGCCAACGACAGTGAAACGATGCGCAGGCCGCTGCCGCCGCAGGCTGCAGCGCGTATCTCGAGAAGCCGTTCGCGGCGAAAGCACTGA